From Trichoderma atroviride chromosome 1, complete sequence, one genomic window encodes:
- a CDS encoding uncharacterized protein (TransMembrane:1 (o26-46i)) — MPNLFSYTVKGDTTTSDYSVLHTTHYFLLVCVLVLLAISCRTWVLYSALLADGHTLCSALPDRKVR; from the exons aTGCCAAATCTTTTCTCTTACACGGTT AAAGGAGACACAACAACTAGTGATTACTCCGTTCTCCATACGACTCATTACTTCTTACTTGTTTGTGTACTTGTTCTGCTCGCTATCTCTTGCCGTACTTGGGTTTTGTACAGCGCCCTCCTTGCAGATGGCCATACACTATGCTCCGCATTACCCGACCGCAAGGTCCGCTAA